A segment of the Sulfolobales archaeon genome:
ATATGATTCCGTAGGGTTTATGATTGTAGATCAGGAAGGTAGGATCTTTATTAGGAAGAAGAAGGGCAAGCTAGCGGATGTGGAGAGCATCCTGGGATTCGACTCTTTCGATGGCCTTGTAGGGATAGCCCATACTAGATGGGCTACACATGGAGAGCCCAGCGATAGGAATGCGCATCCCCATATAGACTGTGGTGGCTGTGTTTCTATCGTGCATAATGGTACTCTTCAGAACTATCAGGAGCTTAAAGAATATCTAGCATCTAGGGGTCATCTGCTGAGGAGCGATACAGATACAGAGCTTATAGCCCACCTCTTGGAGGAGAAGCTCTTGGAGGGCCTATCACCTCTAGATGCTTTGAGGGAAGTGGTTAGGACTATAAGGGGTACATATGCCTTCCTGGCATATATATGCAGAGATCCCGATAAGATCTACTTCGCTAAGAATGTATCACCAATGATCATAGGTGTTGGTAATGGCTTCAATATAGTAGCTAGCGATATACCAGCGATCCTAGGCCACACGAGAAGAGCTATAGTTATAGAGGATGGAGAGATCGGCTATATATCGGCGGAGAATATCTATATAGAGAAGCTAGGCATCGGAGCTGTAGATCCTTCTTCCAGGATAATCACTATAGGTTGGACACCAGATATGATTGATAAGGGCGGATATCCCCATTACATGGCTAAAGAGATATATGAGCAACCTATAGCAATACACTCAACACTCTCAGGCCTCCCAGACCAGGTTGGTGATGAGCTGCAGAGGATCCTTATGAAGGCTAGGAGGATATATATAACTGGTGCGGGGACCTCATACCACGCTTCAATGGCTATTGAATATGCATTTAGAAATATCTTGGATCTAGATGCGAGGGCTTTTATCGCTAGCGAATACCAGTCGATCCT
Coding sequences within it:
- the glmS gene encoding glutamine--fructose-6-phosphate transaminase (isomerizing), producing MCGIIGVCQRSRMIVGEPLGSFLKKALYKLEYRGYDSVGFMIVDQEGRIFIRKKKGKLADVESILGFDSFDGLVGIAHTRWATHGEPSDRNAHPHIDCGGCVSIVHNGTLQNYQELKEYLASRGHLLRSDTDTELIAHLLEEKLLEGLSPLDALREVVRTIRGTYAFLAYICRDPDKIYFAKNVSPMIIGVGNGFNIVASDIPAILGHTRRAIVIEDGEIGYISAENIYIEKLGIGAVDPSSRIITIGWTPDMIDKGGYPHYMAKEIYEQPIAIHSTLSGLPDQVGDELQRILMKARRIYITGAGTSYHASMAIEYAFRNILDLDARAFIASEYQSILRGVDDRDVLIAVSQSGETIDTLMALRRARGMGARVIAITNVVGSAIAREADYKIYMRAGPEIGVAATKTFASEVITGMYIVEKLC